The DNA region GTTCCAAACCCAACAAATCATCTTTGGTACTAGCAAGGCTAGTTTTTGCCTCAGTGAGTGTCATCTGATGACAATTGGAGGTTGTAGAAGGGTAATTATTGGATTGAGTAGTGTATAAGACAGAGGGGAGAAAAAGAAATGGTTTAACTAGCTAATGGATGATTGGGACATGTATTGGTGTTTTGTTGTAGTTAGAAGTCCTCATATTAATAATGGATAATGGATTGCAATTTCTATAATGTAGGATGAGGAAATTCTTCTGCACAACTTGCATTTCTGTTAGAAGTTGACCAATGAGTTCTGTTGCATACTACATTGGCTGAAAGATCCTAGAGCCATAAAAATGAAGTTTAAACACACCTATAGAGCCGTAACTTTTCTTCATTTGATTGACCAATGAAACACAGCCAGAAAAATgcagaaaagaaataaaaattgaCGGATGAAAGATTCTGCAATCTACAATTGGAACTAGAAACACCACTCACAGCACTCAATTTTGTCCCATacatttttagttttaatttcaattttatttaaaaaaaggcttaaataagtttttcatcCCTGCAAAAtacatcatttttgtttttcatccattgaaaatgtttaacatctCCCAAAATTACCCGTTTTGCTTTTAGTCCTTGCCCTCATATTTTCCATCCAAATATAAAGAATAAACACAATTAATACAAGAGTAAAAAGGAAATCAAAATAAGGTAACATAAATCAAAGGTGTGAGATGATTTCTAGAGTTACTTAAGCTTATTTTAGTGAGCCCTGATCTCCATTTATAAATTTCATCTTAAggaattaattttaaatgaatttcaCTATTTTGGTTCTATTTTATGACAAAAATAATGATATTGAGGTGATTCTTATCTTGTTGGAGAGCTAGACAAAATTCTACAACTCTTATGAGCACCACAAGAGCTAAATTAAGTGTTCTCCCTTTACACAACCCGTATGTATTTGTGAAGTGATTGCTAGAGGTCTATTACATTGTTATACAATAGtcgaaaattattatttttttcttcttttacgtTTGGCAATGGCTGAAAGAGAAGTCTTGACGGAACTGCAAAATGTGTGCTTGAGGTCAAACAGCCTCTTGCATAAAAAACTGGGTATTAGATGCGTAGTTGCGTACTATAGACCAAGTGATCGGTACGGGCTCCCCTCTTAATTATACCACCAcgaaaattgattttattttaactgCACCTGATAAAAAATGTATTATACTTCTAAAAACAGAATTAAGAACTTATTCTCAGCAATTCCCACGAGGGCATATGATTAATGGAGAAAAGATTACTGTGTTTTTTGTATAAGCAACACAAAGTAGAATTGCTATGGGCAGTGCTATACAATTGCACCATTTCGCTGAATTTCTGATTTGGATATAGTGACTATAATGAAGAGGTTCTAGCATGACTACAAAATGCTATACAAAAAGCTTACATTACATATGACAGGTCACTTGGCTCAAACAGCTAAACTAGTCTAGTTTTAACTGTTGCCTTCATTGAACCTCGAATTGAATTTCCAATGTGCATACCATGActataaattggttttaaaCTAAATCCAAATTTTGTGAGGAGATcttaagaagaagaggaagcaaTGGAGATTTCAGCATTTAGGATGGCAATGCACTCAGTTGGAAGGCTAAGGAAGGAATTCAAAAGGAAATCATCAATAGGATCAACTGTTGCAACACCAACCAGTGTGCAGTTCCCAGCTTCATCCAATCTCTTGCCTCTTCCACTCTTCACTGTCCCTTTTGATTCTTCAGTTGTCAAAACTGTCTTCACCAACAGTGGTGGAGCCTTATAGAGACTCCCAATAGAAAACAAGAACTTGGCCTTGAACTCAAGATCAACCTAGTATAAGAAAATATAGCAATGACATCATCAATTGCTTGGTTATATATGGAACTAAATTAAAAAGGATATCTATGGCAATTGGCAAGTTAGAACAAGTATTAGGCTCACtgaaaattctgattttgactACCTTGGTTGAGATTGAATTGAAGAACAACTACAATTACCAGAGCTTGATGGCTTACCTTGCCAGATTCCTGGTTAACACTTCCTTGGAGTGCTTGTGGAACTATATCAATCTTCAAAAGTGGAGGCAGTGGTAATCCAAGAAACTTGGTTGTAGAACTTGTCAGTGGTGGAATATACAGAGTTTCAAGATCAAATGAAACAAGAAGGTCATTATTGTTAGcttgattttctgttacctTTGCACCAGGCCCAGTTCCCATTCCTCCTTCTGCATCATATTCAAAGTCAGGGTACCATGAAATTCCAAGCTTGCAAGCTCTCTTTGTCTTGAAACTGACACTATAAGCCTCAGTTGTTGGGGTTTCAATGGCAGTGCTGGTGGTAATGGTTTTTTGTTGCTCATCACTGGAACATAAGATGATGGTTTTGATTTTAGTAATCTTTGGTTTCTTGGTGTAAAATCTGCATGGAATTGGTGGGTTTAGGGAGTTTATTTTACAACTCATCTAGTGTCTAGTTATTTCTTGCTGAAAGGAAAGGAGATAGAGTTctggaaatattttattttgatgagAATGTCCAATTGGACTTTACCAAAACCAGAAACTCACTCAATGAATGGTATGGTTATGAATCTTATCTTGTCATTTGAGGTCTCCGTTGGTGCCATCTATAATCAACACTTGGCATTTGGCAATTCACTAGTATAGTATTGATGACAAAGCAAAAAAAATAGTTCAAATATATAACATTTTTTTCAATGCTACATGTTACCAACAAAAATGGTtagaaatacaaaaaaaaaaatctaatgtgTCAAAACTAACTATATATTTAATAGAAATCTTGCAAGTGGTTGATAACAATTGTTTTAGCTTTAGGTGTCGGTCCTAATGATTGAATCGAGAAGTAATCTAAGTGATTAAttcatttaaagaaaaaaacaggTGGATATTAGAGTTGGTTAGAACCGATCAAAATGAGTTATAGTCAATGTTATTAAACCGGCTAGAACTGCTcatcttaaataaaatttaaaaatttcaaggaagcatatttttaattcaaattagatatatatttttttttaatccaaattaaatatatatatatatattattcaaataaatatcaaatatttttttatccttttattcattttttatcttATAAAATATACATTTTGATAACTCTATGTCAATTTAAAACTTAATTTGACTTAATTTGAAAAAATcatataatatgaaaaatatgtacttatttaaaaatatatatatgtacttgCTAATTACCGGTTCACGACTGAAGCATTGAACTTTGACTCAATGAAATCGGTTAGTGATCCCGCCACTGTAAATAAATATGCTAGACGTGTTTAATTGGGACCGGTTACACAGGTCCAATGACCGAGCCAGTTTTTAATCAATGGTGATAACTGATAACTACCACAATTTTAGTAACTTTTAGTATTTTcttaagttgttttttttttggttttataAATTGAAAAGAGAGGTGCCATGACAAATTAGACTACTATGCTCGCTCCTTTCTAACTCAATTCATTTGAATTTCAATATATCTCTAGTGAATTTTGTGCCATGACAAGTTAAGAGCCTGAGTTCTGATGCTAAAACTGCATGCTGCAAAATAAAGGCAGATGAGTTTTATTAGAGTAGAATCTTCTCGCTTTAAAGCCAAATCCAATGTATAAAATTGAGGATAATATGTAAATTAAAATACTGAAAGTGCAAACCAGAAAAATACAGCAATGCTAAACAGTACGTAACATGGTGAGTCGAAATCCAAGAATTTCAATTGAAAAAATCGGATGGTGACATTTGCATTCTTACATTTCTTTTTTTGGAATTTCATAACAATTACCATTACTGATTAATAAAACTCTAAGAAGTTACAATGCACTGAGCAACTTAATCAAAATAGCGAACAACACTAGCTGCACAACTTGGGGGCAAACAGGTTACAATATTTTCAAGCACTGAGCTAAGTTCAAAATCCACTCAAGGAATGAACAATGAAAACCCTACATCCTACTCTATCCACATCTACATTTCCTTCCCTAAACACAATAGAGTGACTATCTATCCAAATAGACCAGACCACTGCATTACCAAATAATCCACCAGCAACATTTTCTCTGTTTCTCATTGGAACAACCAAGGTATGGTAAAAGATGCAGTCTACAATCATCAGGAAGAACAGTTGAGTATCCCAGCCATTTCTAACACTACTCGCACACCACCGATGCGAACGGGCAAGATTCTGGAACAAGGGTAGTTATAGCAGTTATTAAGTAATTTTATCAGTTATTAGTCAGTTTATTTCTTTTAGGATTTAGGAGCAGTTTATTGTTGTTTGGAGCAGTTTGTTGCTGTTAGGAAGTTATAAATAGGGAGTTCCAATCAGTTGGGTGATCATTCAGAATTTGAGGAAATTGGTTCTTAGGGAGAGACGGGCTCTCGACACCAGTGTTTGTATAACTATTCTATAATATAATTCTATTCCTATCAATTTGGTATCAGATTACCATCCTGGTGCTGTGGTGCAATTGAATCGTGAAGAAATGGAGAATGAGACAGCAAGTCACAAGAGGGAAGGTAAGACAATTCCAACCTTTGATGGTAAAGAGGCTTACTGGTGGTTGATCAAAGTGGAGCAGCACTGTGAAGAGAAGTTCTCGGAGGCTGAGATGGTTTTGACGGGATGCTTTCTTCTGGTGGTATTTCTGGAAAAGAAGCAACCAGAATGTAAAATGGTGGGATTTTGTGAAGGCTTTACTGAAGAGATTCCAACCAGAAATGGATCCTGACATACCAGTATATGTTGATGATTCTGGAGAGGAAGAAagcccaaagaaaaatgaagtcTTGGAGAATACAAGAGAAGGCCATCGAGTAGAATCAAAAGCAGAGATGACAGAGTCCACAGTAGAGGCGGAGAAATGCTTAACCTTTGAGATGCAAAGACCCAATCTTGAAGCAGAGGTTGTAAGAAGAGGTGATGGGGTTTGTCTAGGACCCCAGTGAGGAAAGCATCGGAAGATCCATCGACAACCAAAGACAATGAAGAGACGTCGGCCACTGAATAAAGAAGGGCAGCCAAGACAGAGGAATGGGATGATCTTGTAGAAAGAGAGGAAGACAGGAATGAAAAGGACTGCGTTAAGTGGTTCGGCAAACTTCAAACAGTGGGATCCAGGAGGTGCTGGTTAAAATTGCAGAACATTTGGAGCAGCCAACCTACATTCAAGGAGCATTTCCTACTtcccaccttgaggacaaggtgaatcgTTTAGGGAGGGGTAATGATAGGGAGAGACCCACCAGTTTCTGGAACAAGGGTAGTTAGAGCAGTTATTAAGTAATTTTATCAGTTAATAGTCAGTTTATTTCTATTAGGAGCAGTTTATTGCTGTTAGGGTTTAGGGAGTGACTGGCTCTTGAACACCAATGTTTGTGGAAATTGGTTCTTAGGGAGAGACTGGCTCTCGAAACATGAAAGATTTTTAAAAGACTGAATAAATATTATTTGGCCGAAATATAAGTGAGTGTATCTGCAATTACTTTCAAAAATAACTTTAACTACCACATCAAACATAGACAACAATTTCCTTCACCAAACTAGACTACTAGCCTGGCTCCTACATGAAGGAAAGATGGGAATTGGGAAACCACCATGATAAAATAACcataaagaaaaaagagagtaCCAGTAGTAAACTAGCAGCAAGCACAACAGGGTTTGGTGTTATTTCAACTTCAGCCTACTTCACAGCATAGTTTACATCAGCTGCATGAGAAGCAAGATCATTTGAATATTTtgcttttattatttttgaCACAATCAATCAGGTAAGGTTCCTCTGTATTGGTTTAATATCTAATACCTATGAGAGTGTCAATCACATTAATCGCATTGCTTAGACTGTTCCTGGCAATTAAGAAGCGAAGAGTAAAGCAGTTCAAGCAAATTAGAGAAAAACTTCAATAGGTTCAGTAAAACAAGAACGATAAATATCTACACAAACAACAATACCTACAATGCAGGTTAATTACTAATATTAACATAATTTCTTATGTTACGATTTAGTACAATATTCAAATAGTCTTTCAATGTTTATGCTTCTGAGTTTCTTTAATGCATAAACAACTCCAGAAAAATGCTGTCTTCTTGATATTAGTGCATATCCAATGCCATGTATAGTTTCATCTCATGGAATCAGGTTGCAAGATTCTGTTATCTATTAGAACAGATCAGTTAACTCTCTTCTTAAGTCTCCTATAGGTATCAAAACTCTGCTAAATCAGAGATACTTTTGTACTTTACCCTTTAAATATATTCATATATCTCTCATTTTCTCTAAAACACTTTCCCTCATTGTACCCTCACAAATCTGAAACTTGAACCATCCACTAAATTAGTATAATTAGTGGTCAGGTCATAACAGCTACAATTGCTATTTTTATAACACTAGTTAAAGAGAGAAATTGATatacaagaaagaaaaaaagattaaaGAGAGTAACAATGTAACAGAAGCTCCCTAATTTCCTTTCTCTAATTCTACCACTTCTTCTCTAATGCTACACTTGAATCTGATAAAATATTTCTCTTACTATTTCATCAACATAATTGTACAATTTATAGACATAATAAAGAGATAAAAAACAAATCTATCTAACCCTCTATCttaatagatactaatctaaaataaagaaactagatactaatctaaaatagagaaactATATCTAAACCTTATCTCTATTTCAATGAGATAAGATTAATAAAAAACTCAATctaaacaaacaatcaacagcTACGCTCGTACTAAAGCTGTGTAATGAAATATATCCGAATTTTTCCTAACACCAGTGAAGATACCACATGTGTTATCAGTAAGCATGAGTCAACACTCAACCGCAGCTCTTGAGAATACATTATAAGAAGGATAATGAAAAATATGGTAGAAACATGAGTAAATTGGCCCTttctaatttttaaaaaataacctaGGAATCTGACAAAGAATTCATAGAAAAATTTCATGCCTTGCCATGTAGTTGTAGAAGATTCCACATGAAGGAAAATCATAGGAAATTAGGAGTTGAAATTAATATAGTAATGATATGATAATTTAGAGAACAAAGGTCATGTTCCAAGGGGAAATtacaaaaaaggaaaagaaaaaaaaaagaaacagatgCAAAAAAGTGAAAGAAAAGTACCAGATGAGTGCCTTTTCTTCCGGCTGGTAACAATCAGCTTAAACTACCCAAATGATGACCCTTACTCCATTGCTTGAAAATTCAAATGTAATTTCAAGGGAGAAATGAAGTTGCTTCACCTTTTACCTTTTGAAGTTTAAACACACCTAGAGCCATAAAATAgcagaaaataaattaaaaattaatgatGAAAGATCTTGTAATCTAGAAATCTAAAATTGGAACTAGAGAAACACCACAACTTAAAAGACAATGGTTGCAAGTAACAGACACCAAATCTCCCAACTAGGTTTGAATAATGACGGGTTTCCCGTCATTTTATTCAGATATAGCATAGTAATCTCTATGTCAGATTGTGTAAAAGAAGTATCAAGAAAACAGATCTAAGCTTAAATGGAAAAGCTGTCTCGAAAGAACTTTCCATTGATTTAATAACTTACTGATTTCATCAAGTGAAATTTCAAAAGTTTACAATGAGAAGGATGCAACTATGAAAACATTAATTAGTGAGAGCAAATTGAAAGTGTTAGCCGATCTTGCAGAAATTGATTCGAACACTATTTAgttaagaaaaatataaagtgATATAAAAAAAAGCATTAGCATTTATACCACAGTTTATTTAGAATAATTTCTTTTGCTAGGAATACATAACCTGAATAACATAATATGACTCAATGTGTAAGAAGTTAGATGGCTATCTTAATATATTGCTATTAAGGCTGTGATTTTCGTgaataaaaaaagaaacttgaagaggaaaggaaaaaagagggAACTTTAGCAAGTGAATCTGTTTTGATTGTAGAATGGAAACTTCAGAATGAATCATTAAAGCTGGgaataaaattaattgaaaCAATCTATTCAGTTATTGTTGGGCTTCTTTCATGGAAAAAGAGACAATATATCATCATATATGACACCAATCAAGAATTCAAAACCAAAGTTACTACCGAGCAAGAAAGGGAAAGATCCTCATAAGAGTCAACAAAGCATATTGAATCTACCAAGGGGAGAAGGATGACAGCCATGTTAAGTCTCACAATTCAACCAACAACAATgacaattaatttaaaaaatatgagaCAGCCAAAATATCAGCAGAACAGCTTTAAGGTAAAACatcaataaatgaaaaaattacAAACCAATCAGAGAAATTCAACCGTAACATTAATGTAATTTGATATTGCACTGAGATGTTTCATCTTCTTTTATCCTTTCAGTAAGCCTATAGCAACCATTTGATGAAAAGTTGTTTTGCCTtacagtgtttttttttttaaaagagcaCAGATAAGCTTTAAGAAAATATCAGTACTTGTTCTCGTTGGTTGAATTCAATAAAAGCTTAGTTCGTCTTCTTTTTTATGTGTAACTATTAGAAGAATAAGAAATAGATGGCCCTCATCAATATTAAAAGTAACTTAACATGTAATTAGAAAGCCTCTTACCTAATTTTACCTTCACAATAGATCTCTAGCAATCATTTCACGAAGAAGCTTCTCTGCCTTATCATTTTCACCTTTTTCAAAAAGAGCAGAAATAATTGTTTCAAAAGTTATTGGATCATGGATGCAACCATTGTCTTCCATTTTCGACATCAATGTCAATGCTTCATCAAACAAGCCCTCTTTACAAAGTCCATTGATCATAGTATTATATGTCCAGTTATTCAAATTATAGCCTTTTTTAAAAAGATCCTGAAAAACCTCTTGTGCATCCTTAATTCTACCACATTTGCATAGTCCATCCAGAAGTATATTGTATGTGCACATATCTGGCTGAATACCCTTGTCTATAATTTTCTTGATTAAAGCAATTCCCTTATCAACATGATGACCTTTGCATAAAGCATCCAAGAAAGAATTATAGGTGATTATGTCGGCTGGTTGACCTCTAACATGCATCTCATCAAGAAGCTCCCATGCATTAAAGACTTTCCCTGTTTTGCATAAACCATCAATAAGAGAACTGTAGGTTACTTTATTAGGAATAATCTTTTCGTAATCCATTTCTTCAAGGAGATTCAAGGCTTCGTCCACCATTTTAATCTTACACAATCCATAAATCATAATATTGTAGCTCTGAACATTAGGAGTCACTCCCCTCCGAGCCATAGCATTGAATACATCCCGGGCTTTATTCACTTCATTAACTAGGCAATACCCATCCATCAAGGAACTATAAGTAACAACATCAGGTTTCACACCTTGTTTAATCATCACAGCTAACATGTTCTTAGCTTCTCTCACCTTCCCTTCCTTACCTAAAGCATCGACCAATATATTATACGTAACAACATCTGGGTCTATGTTTTTCAATACCATTTCATCTAGCAACCCAATTGCTTGTTTCAATTGACCAACAATGCAAAAGCCATATATTAAAGCACTGTAAGTGACAACATTAGGAGATATTCCCTTGGCAATCATTTCAGAATATAAATCAAAAGCATGACTTACAAGTTTAACTTTACACAGGCTATCGATGATGGTGTTGTACATTACAACAGTAGGTTTAATCCCTCGCCCTTCAATCCGCCTAAGCAACTCCAAAGCAGCTTCTGTTTGCCCCATTTTACATAGGCCATTGATCAAGGTCGCGTAAGTGACTTGATCCAACTGAAACCCCTGGGCCAGCACGTCATCATGAAATTGGAGCGCTCTGTGGAGCTTGCCGTGAAGACAGAGACCTTTGATGAGAGTATTGAAGGTGATGGTATCTGGGTGGTAACCCCTCTTGAGAATGTTGGCCAATACAGAAAATGCGGAAGTGGTTTGACCTAGGTAGCAGTGGCAATTGATGAGGATGTTGAGAGTGACAAAGTTGGGCGTAATTCCAGTGATCTCCATTTGGCGAGAAAGCGATATAGCGGTGGAGTAATGCTTCGTCTTAACAAGTGAAGTTAAAACCTTGTTGAATTCGATGATGGGTGGGGTAATCCGCATTTGGAGCATGCGGTTGAAGAAGGAGACAGCATCATCAACATTGTGAAAGGAATGAGTAACAGAATGAAAGTGAgagtgaagaaaaaaattggGGTTTGAAAGAAAGGGAAACCTCTTTAATCTCAACCATGACAACATTGTGTATTGTACTATTGTAGGAATGGAACTGGAACTGATATCCTTTGCGCTTTCAAACCCTTTAACAATGGGAACTGATATCCTTTGCAATTTCGTGAGAATGGGAGCTGATTTGTGATGGAATAATTGACAAGAAGGTTACAATTTTGTCTATGTTATTTTTGTTTGGAAGTTTGTCAATGTTATATTGCCCAATCAACAAAACCccttaattttgatttaaaaaaaaaaaaaaacaaaaccccTTAATTTTTGGATGAAATGTAAGTGGACTTAAATTAAGCgtaaaaaacactttttttttgtgaCAAATGGAAGATAAACACTTTTTATATGCTACACCCTAGGTTCTacaagaataaaaataaaatgaaatgaagGAGCATTATCAT from Lotus japonicus ecotype B-129 chromosome 2, LjGifu_v1.2 includes:
- the LOC130738356 gene encoding putative pentatricopeptide repeat-containing protein At1g12700, mitochondrial, whose protein sequence is MLSWLRLKRFPFLSNPNFFLHSHFHSVTHSFHNVDDAVSFFNRMLQMRITPPIIEFNKVLTSLVKTKHYSTAISLSRQMEITGITPNFVTLNILINCHCYLGQTTSAFSVLANILKRGYHPDTITFNTLIKGLCLHGKLHRALQFHDDVLAQGFQLDQVTYATLINGLCKMGQTEAALELLRRIEGRGIKPTVVMYNTIIDSLCKVKLVSHAFDLYSEMIAKGISPNVVTYSALIYGFCIVGQLKQAIGLLDEMVLKNIDPDVVTYNILVDALGKEGKVREAKNMLAVMIKQGVKPDVVTYSSLMDGYCLVNEVNKARDVFNAMARRGVTPNVQSYNIMIYGLCKIKMVDEALNLLEEMDYEKIIPNKVTYSSLIDGLCKTGKVFNAWELLDEMHVRGQPADIITYNSFLDALCKGHHVDKGIALIKKIIDKGIQPDMCTYNILLDGLCKCGRIKDAQEVFQDLFKKGYNLNNWTYNTMINGLCKEGLFDEALTLMSKMEDNGCIHDPITFETIISALFEKGENDKAEKLLREMIARDLL
- the LOC130738358 gene encoding uncharacterized protein LOC130738358; its protein translation is MSCKINSLNPPIPCRFYTKKPKITKIKTIILCSSDEQQKTITTSTAIETPTTEAYSVSFKTKRACKLGISWYPDFEYDAEGGMGTGPGAKVTENQANNNDLLVSFDLETLYIPPLTSSTTKFLGLPLPPLLKIDIVPQALQGSVNQESGKVDLEFKAKFLFSIGSLYKAPPLLVKTVLTTEESKGTVKSGRGKRLDEAGNCTLVGVATVDPIDDFLLNSFLSLPTECIAILNAEISIASSSS